The following proteins are co-located in the Hevea brasiliensis isolate MT/VB/25A 57/8 chromosome 11, ASM3005281v1, whole genome shotgun sequence genome:
- the LOC110633810 gene encoding cysteine-rich receptor-like protein kinase 10, whose protein sequence is MSPLKLFIILPFLLVITVAQSPTYLYHFCSNTTTFTANSTYQANLNLLLSSLSSNSTGNNTGFYSTSTGRDPDDIYGLFLCRGDITSDACQTCVTLATTEIVQRCPVEKEAITWYDQCLLRYSNQSFFSIMSEQPMVYMWNTQNITDQDRFNELLSNSMNDAATEAASASSGAKKFAVNESNFTAFQKLYNLAQCTPDISSSDCNRCLQVAISNLPSCCGGKQGGRVLSPSCNIRYEIYPFYNATTPRAPPPSPPVVPPPPTGSGTRPQGKSGISAVTIVAIVAPISISIVLFCMGYCFLRRRARKKYDAIQEDGGNEISTVESLQFDLSMIEAATNNFSDDNKLGEGGFGGVYKGTLPNGREIAVKRLSRSSGQGAEEFKNEVLLLAKLQHRNLVRLIGFCLEGEEKILVYEFVPNKSLDYFLFDPEKQGKLDWERRYKIIGGIARGFLYLHEDSRLRIIHRDLKASNVLLDQDMNPKIADFGMARIFGVDQSEGNTNRVVGTYGYMSPEYAMHGQFSVKSDMYSFGVLVLEIISGKKNSSFYQIDGADDLVSYVWKHWRNGTPLEVLDPVLIDSHSRNEVLRCIEIGLLCVQEDPADRPTMGTVVLMLNSYSVTLPVPRQPAFVLNSRSGQSLTLKALESDQSTSKSAQCSVDEASITEVYPR, encoded by the exons ATGAGCCCTCTTAAATTATTCATAATCTTACCTTTCTTGCTCGTAATCACTGTAGCACAGTCTCCGACTTACCTCTATCATTTTTGCTCAAATACAACTACTTTCACTGCAAACAGCACCTATCAGGCCAATCTAAATctccttctttcttctctttCCTCTAACTCAACCGGCAATAATACTGGATTTTACAGCACATCTACCGGGCGGGACCCGGATGATATCTATGGTCTATTTCTCTGCCGCGGCGATATTACCTCCGATGCCTGCCAAACTTGTGTCACCTTGGCCACCACGGAAATAGTCCAACGTTGTCCCGTTGAGAAAGAAGCCATAACATGGTACGATCAGTGCCTTCTGCGTTACTCAAACCAGTCCTTCTTCTCCATCATGAGCGAACAACCTATGGTATACATGTGGAATACGCAGAATATCACAGATCAAGATCGTTTTAACGAGCTATTGTCGAACTCCATGAACGATGCGGCTACTGAGGCCGCAAGTGCTTCATCAGGAGCTAAAAAGTTTGCTGTAAACGAATCCAATTTTACTGCGTTTCAGAAACTGTACAACCTCGCGCAGTGCACACCGGATATATCCAGCTCTGATTGTAACCGGTGTCTTCAGGTAGCTATCTCAAATTTGCCGTCTTGTTGTGGTGGAAAGCAAGGAGGAAGAGTCTTGTCTCCGAGTTGCAATATTCGTTATGAAATTTACCCATTTTATAATGCTACAACGCCTAGGGCGCCACCGCCATCACCGCCTGTGGTTCCCCCTCCGCCTACAGGTTCAGGGACAAGACCACAAG GAAAAAGCGGCATCTCAGCTGTTACAATTGTAGCCATTGTTGCTCCAATTTCTATCTCTATTGTGCTTTTTTGCATGGGCTACTGTTTCCTAAGGAGGCGGGCAAGAAAGAAGTATGACGCTATACAGGAAGATg GTGGAAATGAAATTTCAACTGTGGAGTCTTTACAATTTGATCTGAGTATGATAGAAGCTGCTACAAATAACTTCTCTGATGATAACAAGTTAGGTGAAGGTGGATTTGGTGGTGTTTACAAG GGCACACTTCCTAATGGGCGAGAGATAGCTGTGAAGAGACTATCAAGAAGCTCTGGGCAAGGGGCAGAAGAATTTAAAAATGAGGTGTTATTGTTAGCCAAGCTTCAACACAGAAATCTTGTGAGGCTGATTGGATTCTGCTTGGAGGGAGAAGAAAAAATTCTTGTCTATGAATTTGTTCCCAACAAAAGCCTTGACTACTTTCTTTTCG ACCCTGAAAAACAAGGAAAATTGGATTGGGAAAGACGATACAAAATCATAGGAGGAATTGCTAGAGGGTTCCTTTATCTTCATGAGGATTCTCGACTTAGAATTATACATCGCGACCTTAAAGCTAGCAATGTTCTGTTAGATCAAGATATGAACCCAAAAATAGCAGACTTTGGTATGGCCAGAATTTTTGGAGTTGATCAAAGTGAAGGAAATACAAATAGAGTTGTTGGGACATA TGGATATATGTCTCCTGAATATGCAATGCATGGACAATTCTCGGTCAAGTCAGACATGTACAGCTTTGGTGTCTTAGTTCTCGAAATTATAAGTGGAAAAAAGAATAGTTCTTTCTATCAAATAGATGGTGCTGATGATCTTGTGAGCTAT GTATGGAAACATTGGAGAAATGGGACACCTTTGGAAGTGTTGGATCCAGTTTTGATAGATTCACATTCAAGAAATGAAGTCTTAAGATGCATCGAAATAGGGTTGTTATGTGTTCAAGAAGATCCAGCTGACAGACCAACAATGGGAACAGTAGTTCTTATGCTTAACAGTTATTCTGTTACTCTTCCAGTGCCTCGGCAGCCAGCATTTGTTCTCAACAGCAGATCAGGGCAGAGCTTAACATTAAAGGCGTTGGAGTCGGATCAATCTACTAGCAAGTCAGCGCAATGTTCTGTTGATGAAGCATCAATCACTGAAGTATATCCTCGATAG